One stretch of Ipomoea triloba cultivar NCNSP0323 chromosome 8, ASM357664v1 DNA includes these proteins:
- the LOC116027210 gene encoding uncharacterized protein LOC116027210, translating into MRPMQTKCYLCWCLLCGNLFIISLSVGVWQHKGEPAGLERGLSDHSISFGSHESRNYITSNFQESSISTEVKLSSCQDLEGVGSFDTTCYLSSNLNITSDLYVSGSGNLEILSQVSIVCPIEGCTISFNLSGDVKVGQDVAIIAGSVILSALTLTMESNSSINTTALGGAPPSQTSGTPVGYEGAGGGHGGRGASCLKTNQTNAWGGDVYAWSSLSNPWSYGSKGSGTSDEHKFGGSGGGRVLLDVKDLLYTNGSITADGGDGGSDGGGGSGGSIILRAQKLKGCGIISAAGGRGWGGGGGGRISLKCYSKQEDVKVTVHGGWSIGCPWNAGASGTYFDDYMLSLRVDNDNVTTETETPLLDFSTTPLWTNVYVENNAKVLVPLLWTRVQVRGQISLLCGSSIVFGLSDYPVSEFELVAEELLMSDSIIKVYGALRVAVKMLLMLQSQIQVDGGEKSVVTTSVLEVRNLVVLKGSSVISSNANLAVYGQGFLELTGNGDAIKSQRLSLSLFYNITVGPGSLLQAPLDDDRSRSKVTESLCDKSTCPVDLITPPDDCHVNYTLSFSLQICRVEDVLVNGIVKGSVIHIHRARTVIVDTGGVITASALGCSNGIGMGNYSNGAGAGAGHGGKGGSGFYGGNLSEGGQRYGSADLPCELGSGTAGPVQSYGPVAGGGIIVLGSIQWPLIRLDVYGSVKANGQSCNKPTTNTDGTLIGGLGGGSGGTILLFLQTLSLMDNSSLSVAGGCGGPMGGGGGGGGRVHFHWSKINEGIEYVPLAIVDGTINSSGGLGDGEGLHGEEGTLTGKKCPKGLYGTFCVECPVGTYKSDEGSDPSLCNACPLELLPSRANFIYVRGGVTQSSCPYKCISDKYRMPNCYTPLEELIYTFGGPWPFSLLLACIVVILSLLLNALRMKLIGPGCSHQASSSMDHHGDHHFPHLLSLSEVRGTKTEETQSHVYRMYFMGPNTFREPWHLPYSPPDAIIEIVYEDAFNRFIDEINSVAAYDWWEGSVHSILCVLAYPCAWSWKQWRRRKKIHRLQEYVKSEYDHSCLRSCRSRALYKGMKVGATPDLMVAYIDFFLGGDEKRLDMVASIQKRFPMCIIFGGNGSYMSPYNLHSDTLLTNLLAQHVPSTVWNRLVAGLNAQLRTVRHRSIRSALVPVINWIKSHANPQLDFHGVKIELGWFQATTAGYYQMGILVVVGDYFLHDLHQPEMSDSSDDFSRKFNTIVRRSLVQPQQNQTCSSPTVSRKRISGGINGGLLTEATLKSLDVRRDYLFPFSLLLHNTRPVGRQDTVQLLITMVLLVDLFVTLLTLLLFYWISLGAFLAVLLILPLSLLSPFPAGLNALFSKGPRRASLARVYALWNAASLSNVAVAFVCGLIHYGISALKPPDPSDKWSSKREDDKWWLLPVILLVFKSVQARFVDWHIANLEVQDFSLFSPNPDTFWAYEAAS; encoded by the exons ATGCGTCCAATGCAAACAAAATGCTACCTCTGCTGGTGCCTTTTGTGTGGGAATCTCTTCATAATTTCACTTTCTGTCGGTGTATGGCAGCATAAGGGTGAACCTGCAGGGCTAGAAAGAGGATTATCTGACCATTCTATATCATTTGGGAGTCATGAGTCCAGAAACTATATCACAAGCAACTTCCAAGAATCAAGTATTTCTACTGAAGTAAAATTATCATCTTGTCAGGACCTTGAAGGTGTTGGGTCGTTTGATACCACCTGCTATCTGAGTTCGAACCTGAACATAACTTCTGATTTGTATGTATCAGGTTCTGGGAACTTGGAGATACTTTCTCAAGTTTCAATTGTTTGTCCAATAGAAGGCTGTACCATAAGTTTTAATTTGTCTGGTGATGTTAAAGTTGGTCAGGATGTTGCCATTATAGCCGGTTCTGTGATTCTTTCAGCACTGACTCTGACTATGGAGTCCAATTCTTCTATAAATACTACAGCATTGGGTGGAGCACCACCTTCTCAGACTAGTGGGACACCAGTTGGCTATGAAGGAGCTGGTGGAGGGCATGGTGGCCGAGGTGCATCCTGCCTGAAAACCAATCAAACAAATGCTTGGGGTGGTGATGTTTATGCTTGGTCATCTTTGTCTAACCCATGGTCTTATGGAAGCAAGGGCAGTGGCACATCTGATGAACATAAGTTTGGAGGAAGTGGTGGAGGACGTGTTTTGCTTGATGTGAAAGACCTTCTGTATACAAATGGCTCTATAACTGCGGATGGTGGTGATGGAGGATCCGATGGAGGTGGGGGGTCTGGTGGAAGCATCATTCTTCGTGCTCAAAAGTT GAAGGGATGTGGCATAATAAGTGCGGCTGGTGGGAGGGGatggggtggtggtggtggtggaagaATCTCTCTGAAGTGCTACAGCAAGCAAGAAGATGTAAAAGTCACTGTGCATG GTGGTTGGAGTATTGGTTGCCCTTGGAATGCTGGGGCATCTGGTACTTACTTTGATGACTACATGTTAAGTCTGCGGGTGGACAATGATAATGTAACAACAGAAACCGAAACTCCATTGCTGGATTTTTCTACTACCCCTCTGTGGACGAATGTTTATGTGGAAAACAATGCAAAAGTTTTGGTCCCTCTGCTTTGGACTAGAGTTCAG GTAAGAGGCCAAATCAGTCTTCTATGTGGGAGTAGCATTGTCTTTGGATTGTCTGATTATCCAGTATCTGAATTTGAGCTTGTTGCGGAAGAATTACTGATGAGTGATTCCATCATAAAG GTTTATGGTGCACTTAGAGTAGCTGTCAAGATGTTACTCATGTTGCAGTCGCAAATCCAAGTTGACGGTGGAGAAAAATCTGTTGTTACTACCTCAGTCCTTGAAGTCAGGAATCTTGTTGTTCTAAAG GGAAGTTCTGTTATAAGTTCAAATGCAAATTTGGCTGTATATGGTCAAGGTTTTCTGGAATTGACTGGTAATGGTGATGCAATCAAAAGCCAACGACTTTCGTTGTCACTATTCTATAATATAACT GTTGGCCCAGGTTCTCTACTTCAAGCCCCATTGGATGATGATAGAAGTAGGAGCAA GGTTACTGAATCTCTCTGTGATAAGTCAACCTGCCCTGTGGATTTGATAACTCCACCAGATGATTGCCATGTTAATTATACGCTTTCATTTTCCTTACAA ATTTGTCGTGTTGAGGATGTCCTTGTAAATGGAATTGTCAAAGGTAGCGTTATTCATATCCACAGAGCAAGAACTGTCATTGTGGACACTGGTGGTGTGATAACTGCCTCAGCACTAG GATGCAGCAATGGAATTGGGATGGGTAACTACTCAAATGGAGCAGGTGCTGGTGCTGGACATGGAGGAAAGGGTGGTTCTGGATTCTATGGTGGGAATTTAAGTGAAGGTGGCCAGAGATATGGTAGTGCTGATCTTCCTTGCGAATTGGGTAGTGGAACTGCGGGTCCTGTGCAATCCTATGGACCAGTAGCTGGTGGTGGTATAATTG TGCTGGGTTCCATTCAGTGGCCACTTATAAGACTTGATGTTTATGGATCTGTGAAAGCTAATGGCCAAAGTTGTAATAAACCAACAACAAACACAGATGGTACTCTTATTGGTGGACTTGGTGGAGGTTCTGGCGGTACTATTCTGCTTTTTCTTCAAACACTTTCCCTCATGGATAATTCATCTTTATCTGTTGCTGGAGGCTGCGGTGGCCCAATGGGCGGAGGTGGTGGGGGTGGTGGCAGAGTTCATTTTCACTGGTCAAAGATTAATGAGGGCATTGAATATGTACCTCTTGCTATTGTAGATGGCACCATCAACAGTAG TGGAGGTTTGGGGGATGGTGAAGGTCTTCATGGAGAGGAAGGTACACTGACCGGAAAGAAGTGTCCTAAAGGCCTGTATGGCACATTTTGTGTG GAATGCCCAGTTGGAACATATAAAAGTGATGAAGGTTCTGATCCTTCACTGTGTAATGCTTGTCCCCTTGAACTTCTTCCTAGTCGTGCTAACTTTATTTATGTGCGAG GTGGAGTTACCCAATCATCTTGCCCATACAAATGTATATCTGACAAGTACAGGATGCCAAACTGCTATACACCCTTGGAggaattaatatatacatttggAGGGCCCTGGCCTTTCTCACTACTGCTAGCGTGCATTGTTGTTATCCTATCTCTATTACTAAATGCATTGAGGATGAAGTTGATAGGACCAGGTTGTTCTCATCAGGCTTCAAGTTCAATGGACCATCATGGTGATCACCATTTCCCACACCTCCTTTCATTATCAGAG GTCCGAGGTACTAAAACTGAAGAAACTCAAAGCCATGTTTATAGGATGTACTTTATGGGTCCTAATACATTTAGGGAACCCTGGCATCTTCCTTACTCACCACCTGATGCAATTATTGAGATTGT GTACGAAGACGCCTTCAACAGGTTCATAGATGAGATAAATTCTGTTGCTGCTTATGATTGGTGGGAAGGGTCTGTGCACAGCATACTTTGTGTGCTTGCATACCCCTGTGCCTGGTCCTGGAAACAATGGCGGCGCAGGAAAAAAATTCATCGCCTTCAGGAGTATGTCAAATCTGAATATGATCATTCCTGTTTACGCTCTTGCCGTTCACGTGCTTTATATAAAGGAATGAAG GTTGGAGCTACACCTGATTTGATGGTTGCTTATATTGATTTCTTTCTTGGTGGTGATGAGAAGCGTTTAGACATGGTAGCTAGTATACAGAAAAGATTCCCCATGTGCATAATTTTTGGTGGGAATGGAAGTTACATGTCACCATATAATCTTCACAGTGACACTTTATTGACAAATCTACTTGCCCAG caTGTCCCATCAACTGTTTGGAACCGCTTGGTAGCTGGTTTAAATGCCCAGTTAAGGACAGTGAGGCACAGATCCATTCGCTCTGCTTTGGTCCCTGTAATTAACTGGATTAAAAGCCATGCAAATCCCCAGCTTGATTTTCATGGTGTGAAAATTGAGCTTGGGTGGTTCCAAGCAACTACTGCTGGATACTATCAAATGGGAATTTTGGTAGTGGTTGGTGATTatttcctccatgatctccatCAACCTGAAATGTCGGATAGTagtgatgacttctccag GAAATTTAACACAATTGTCCGGAGAAGCCTTGTGCAACCACAACAAAACCAGACATGTAGCAGTCCCACAGTGTCCCGTAAAAGGATCAGTGGAGGAATTAATGGTGGTCTCCTGACTGAAGCTACATTGAAGTCCTTGGATGTTAGAAGGGACTATCTTTTCCCATTTTCTCTGCTGCTTCACAATACTCGCCCAGTTGGTCGCCAG GACACTGTACAGTTGCTAATAACTATGGTGCTCTTGGTTGACCTCTTTGTCACCCTCCTTACATTACTACTATTCTATTGGATATCTCTTGGAGCTTTTCTGGCTGTTCTGCTTATCCTTCCTCTGTCTTTGCTTTCTCCCTTTCCTGCTGGCTTGAATGCTTTGTTCAGCAAAGGTCCAAGGAGAGCATCACTTGCTCGAGTTTATGCATTATGGAATGCTGCCTCACTGTCGAACGTT GCAGTGGCTTTTGTCTGTGGTCTAATTCATTATGGAATTTCTGCTTTGAAGCCCCCTGACCCATCAGATAAGTGGAGTTCTAAAAG GGAAGATGACAAATGGTGGCTTTTGCCTGTTATTCTGCTGGTATTTAAATCAGTTCAAGCCCGGTTTGTGGACTGGCACATAGCAAACCTAGAAGTCCAAGATTTCTCACTCTTCAGTCCCAATCCTGATACTTTTTGGGCCTACGAAGCTGCTTCTTGA